A segment of the Micromonospora sediminicola genome:
GACTACCCGATCCGTCCGCTCGACCAGGCGGAGGCCGAGCTGATCGGCTCCGGCGCCGACGGGTTCATGGAGTACTGGGACGCGTTCGGTCCGGAGAGCCACTGGCCGCAACGTCGGGTCCGCTCCCGCTACCACTTCCAGCACCGTCGGCTGCGCGGGCTCAGCCCGCGGGCCAAGAAGCTGCTCCGGCCGGTGCAGGCGGTCAACCGGATCCAGCCGCTGATGCGGGTGCACGTGTCGTACGGGCTGGTGGTGGGTCGGCGGGCCCGCACCCCGTTCGGGCCCGACCTGCGGCTGCACGGCGGGTCGGCGTTCTCGTCGTTGACCTGGCCGGTGGTGGCCTACCTGCGGGAATACTTCGACCGGCGGCCGGACGTGGTCGACTACTTCCGGCACTGCCTCTCGCCGGTGGAGGCGGTCTTCCAGACCATCGTGTGCAGCGCGGACCGGTTCAACCTGGTGCCGGACTGCAAGCGCTACTTCGACTTCCGGAACAGCACGTTCAACCACCCGAAGTCGCTCACCGCCGACGACCTGCCCCGGGCGTTGGCCAGCGGCGCCCACTTCGCCCGCAAGTTCGACTACGAGCGCAACCCGGAGCTGCTCGACGTCCTCGACGCCCACCTGGCCGCCGCGGCGACCCCGAGGGCCTGACCGGTTCCGGCGGGCCGGCGACCGGCCCGCCGGACCGGCGGCTCAGCGGTAGTCGTACCGCCGACGCAGCGGCCAGGTCATCGCACCGACCATCCGGCGGCGGCCGGGCGCGTACTCACGACGCCACTTCTCGTCGAGGCTGAGCGCGATCGGCCCGGTGCGCATCCGGATCCGTCCGCCGGCCACCGCGTGCGACCCGGCCTGCTCGAACTCGGTGCCGTGCAGGAACGACAGCGGGTCGACCTGGCCGGTCACGTCGGCCGTCAGGGCGGCGATCCGGCCCAGCTCCGTCCGTGGGTCGCGGACCAGGTCCTCGTACCGGACGACCACCCGCGGGACGCCGGACCGGGCGAGCGACGAGATCATCGCGTTGACGGTGACCCAGCGCCGCGCGGTCAGCCGGGCCGAGCGCTGGTTCATCCGGCCCTTGGTGGAGGTGCCCTCGGGCAGCTCGACGAGCTGGCTCCAGGAGTAGGCCACCCCGCGCGGGTCGCGGAGGATGTGCACCAGCCGCAGGTCGATCTCCGGCGCGCGGGCCAGGATGTACGCCAGCGAGGGGCGCTTGGTCGAGTCGACCACCACCTTGGCGCCGGACACCTCGGCGATCGCCCGGTAGAGCTTCGTGATCAGCGTCGTGTAGCGCTCCAGGTCCTGCCGGAAACCCGGCACGACCCGGGCCCCCTTGATCATCGGAACCTTGCCGGTGGCGTCGACCCGGCGTTGCAGGGCGCGGACCTCCTGCACGTCGATGTTCGCCCAGCCGCCGTACGCGCGCCGGCCGACCTCACCCCAGAACGGGCACTCGTCGAAGTGTTCCCCGCAGGCGCAGCGGAAGTTCCGTTCCACCCCGGACTGCCACAGGTAGAACAACTCGCCGACGTCGCAGTGGTCGACGAACTGGCCGAGCATCAGGTCGAGCAGGGTGGAACCGCTGCGCGGCATCCCGCAGACGTAGAGCACCGTCACCCGGTCGGTGCCGGACGGAGCGCCCGCCCCGGAACCGTCCGCTGCCGCAGGCTGCTGGGCCGTCATCGATCGCTTCTCCTCGTCCCCGGTGGATGTCAAGCGGCAGTGTAGGCGCGATCGGAGGAGCCGGGGATTGGCGGAATGCGTGAAGGAATCCGACCGGCAGGACGTGAATCGTGACTCCCACTTCTGTTCCGCGTGCGCTGCCGTTAGATTGTTCCGGCGCTCAGCTGACCGTCCCACGGAAGTGGCACGGGTGTGCGGTGGGGGAGGCGGTTGGAGACGTGGAGCCCGGTGAAGTCATGCTCGTGGGTTCCAGTGGCGGGCACCTTGCCCAGCTGCTGGCGCTCGCACCCTGGTATCGCAACCGCGCTCGTTCCTGGGTGACCTTCGACACCCCGGACGCGCGCTCGCTGCTCGACGGGGAGCAGGTCGTGTGGGCGCACCACCCCACCACCCGCAACGTGAAGAACCTGGCCCGGAACATGCTGCTCGCGGTCCGGACGCTCAAGCGCCGCAACATCGACGCGGTGGTCACCACCGGCGCCGGTGTCGCGTTGCCGTTCGTCGTGGTGGCGCGGCTGCGCGGGATCCCCACCGTCTACATCGAGGTGTACGACCGGATCGACAGCCCCACGCTCACCGCCCGGCTCTGCCGCCCGTTCCTCTCGGCGATGCTGGTGCAGTGGGAGGAGCAGCGCCGCTTCTATCCCGACGGCACCGTGGTGGGGAATCTCCTGTGACCTCGTTCATCCCCCGGCAGCGGCAGACCGACCCGGAGCCGGACACCGTGCTGGCCATGGTCGGCACCGACGTGCACAGGTTCGACCGGCTGGTCGGCTGGCTGGAACGCTGGTGGACCGCCCGCGCCGACGGTCCGCGGCAGGTCCGGCTGGTCCTCCAGTACGGCAGCAGCACCCCGCCGGACCTGCCGGACGCGGTGCCGTTCCTGGCCCACGACGAGTTGCAGCGGGCGATCGCCGAGGCGAACGTCGTGGTCTGCCACGGCGGGCCGGCCACCATCACCGAGGCCCGACGCAACGGCCACCTGCCGATCGTGGTCCCGCGCGACCCCGCCCACCACGAGCACGTCGACAACCACCAGCAGCTCTTCTCCCGCCGGCTCGGCTCCGCCGGCATGGTGCGGCTGGTCGAGACCGAGGCCGACCTGGTCGAGGCGCTCGACAAGGCGCTCGTCGACCCGGCGACCTTCCGGCTGGACGCCGACCCGGA
Coding sequences within it:
- a CDS encoding N-acetylglucosaminyltransferase, which produces MTVQYHEGGYGDFSHVDRYMAAVDWLNGEGVQVDWLVNITGQDYPIRPLDQAEAELIGSGADGFMEYWDAFGPESHWPQRRVRSRYHFQHRRLRGLSPRAKKLLRPVQAVNRIQPLMRVHVSYGLVVGRRARTPFGPDLRLHGGSAFSSLTWPVVAYLREYFDRRPDVVDYFRHCLSPVEAVFQTIVCSADRFNLVPDCKRYFDFRNSTFNHPKSLTADDLPRALASGAHFARKFDYERNPELLDVLDAHLAAAATPRA
- a CDS encoding sulfotransferase, whose translation is MTAQQPAAADGSGAGAPSGTDRVTVLYVCGMPRSGSTLLDLMLGQFVDHCDVGELFYLWQSGVERNFRCACGEHFDECPFWGEVGRRAYGGWANIDVQEVRALQRRVDATGKVPMIKGARVVPGFRQDLERYTTLITKLYRAIAEVSGAKVVVDSTKRPSLAYILARAPEIDLRLVHILRDPRGVAYSWSQLVELPEGTSTKGRMNQRSARLTARRWVTVNAMISSLARSGVPRVVVRYEDLVRDPRTELGRIAALTADVTGQVDPLSFLHGTEFEQAGSHAVAGGRIRMRTGPIALSLDEKWRREYAPGRRRMVGAMTWPLRRRYDYR
- a CDS encoding UDP-N-acetylglucosamine--LPS N-acetylglucosamine transferase, whose protein sequence is MLVGSSGGHLAQLLALAPWYRNRARSWVTFDTPDARSLLDGEQVVWAHHPTTRNVKNLARNMLLAVRTLKRRNIDAVVTTGAGVALPFVVVARLRGIPTVYIEVYDRIDSPTLTARLCRPFLSAMLVQWEEQRRFYPDGTVVGNLL
- a CDS encoding glycosyltransferase; this encodes MVGTDVHRFDRLVGWLERWWTARADGPRQVRLVLQYGSSTPPDLPDAVPFLAHDELQRAIAEANVVVCHGGPATITEARRNGHLPIVVPRDPAHHEHVDNHQQLFSRRLGSAGMVRLVETEADLVEALDKALVDPATFRLDADPDRPDPRAAAAARVGQIVEDLVRQRASGRRRWWR